The following proteins are encoded in a genomic region of Amphiura filiformis chromosome 18, Afil_fr2py, whole genome shotgun sequence:
- the LOC140139623 gene encoding uncharacterized protein, with product MELDISFILTIIVAAHLGAVQSHVCVLEKRPDPSRGGALRWSLPFAEICLCQRVLAPVFLNAKTCPRRKYKDGDLWFVDDPDPFSMRYNWIKDILGVSDPTVVVSDTSGESSTIDTTKSTKAANFTNGRGSSTVDITTGRTPSSIANTEERTTTDGVTTIKGVSDPTVVASDTSGESSTIDTNKGTKAENSTNGRGSPTVDITSGLTPSSIASTEERTSIDGVTTIKVCMDYLGMTNGDIPDDNIHASSEYSDYGATEGRLNGPKYWKAQSSQIIWIQADIGYQTNVSGVITQGSGQNAHPDYVTAFAVSTFVTTGANQVFVEDQNGIAIEFPGNVDYSTELTTIFSKPVYARIVRINCLASSGYYRLRFEILGCK from the exons ATGGAATTGGATATTTCATTCATTTTGACCATCATCGTTGCAG CTCATCTGGGTGCGGTACAGAGTCACGTTTGCGTTCTGGAAAAAAGACCAGATCCTTCAAGAGGCGGTGCGTTGAGATGgtctctaccatttgcagaaatatGTCTTTGTCAACGTGTGTTAGCACCTGTATTTTTGAATGCCAAAACTTGCCCAAGAAGGAAGTATAAAGATGGTGATCTGTGGTTTGTGGATGACCCAGATCCATTCAGCATGCGATATAACTGGATAAAAGATATACTTG GTGTCTCAGACCCTACGGTCGTTGTATCAGATACATCCGGTGAATCTTCAACAATAGATACCACTAAGAGCACAAAGGCTGCTAATTTCACAAATGGACGTGGGTCATCAACTGTAGATATAACAACCGGTCGTACGCCCTCAAGCATAGCAAATACCGAGGAACGAACTACTACTGATGGTGTTACCACTATTAAAG GTGTCTCAGATCCTACGGTCGTTGCATCAGATACATCCGGTGAATCTTCAACAATAGATACCAATAAGGGCACAAAGGCTGAAAATTCCACAAATGGACGTGGGTCACCAACCGTAGATATAACATCCGGTCTTACGCCCTCAAGCATAGCAAGTACCGAGGAACGAACCAGTATTGATGGTGTTACCACTATTAAAG TTTGCATGGATTATTTGGGAATGACGAATGGTGACATACCAGATGATAATATTCATGCGTCATCAGAGTATAGCGACTACGGAGCCACAGAGGGAAGGCTGAATGGTCCCAAATATTGGAAAGCTCAATCTTCTCAGATAATTTGGATACAAGCTGATATAG GTTACCAGACCAATGTATCCGGTGTTATAACACAGGGTAGTGGTCAAAATGCACACCCTGACTATGTGACAGCGTTCGCAGTGTCAACATTCGTTACTACTGGTGCCAACCAGGTGTTTGTTGAAGATCAAAATGGAATCGCGATT GAATTTCCTGGTAACGTTGACTACTCCACCGAGTTGACCACAATATTTTCTAAACCAGTATATGCCCGGATTGTACGCATCAACTGTCTGGCCTCAAGTGGTTATTACAGACTGAGATTCGAAATATTAGGGTGTAAATAA